A region from the Mercenaria mercenaria strain notata chromosome 7, MADL_Memer_1, whole genome shotgun sequence genome encodes:
- the LOC128558402 gene encoding uncharacterized protein LOC128558402, whose translation MKSGNDGNHDNQEDFVDDVFQSPEVFHRQRIDSQTYLVRQRVDNDANNNSVKSSCSNVEKDQTKNYVNTTMVQALSVSKFNIELTKNILYDEIRLKIGNKQCDHLISQVRQLIVEDGQSYQCLRHKLIKEELELLPLICMYLTV comes from the exons AAAAGTGGAAATGACGGTAACCATGACAACCAAGAAGATTTTGTAGATGATGTTTTTCAATCACCAGAGGTATTTCACAGACAGAGAATTGATTCACAGACATACTTGGTGAGACAGCGAG TGGATAATGATGCAAACAATAACAGTGTCAAGTCGAGCTGCAGCAATGTGGAGAAAGACCAGACAAAAAATTATGTGAACACTACAATGGTACAAGCATTATCTGTATCAAAGTTTAACATTGAACTGACAAAAAACATACTTTATGATGAGATCAGACTGAAAATTGGAAATAAACAATGTGATCATTTGATAAGTCAGGTTAGACAACTTATTGTGGAAGATGGACAAAGTTATCAGTGTTTGAGACATAAATTGATTAAAGAAGAACTTGAGTTGCTCCCCCTGATTTGTATGTATTTAACTGTATAA